Genomic segment of Eretmochelys imbricata isolate rEreImb1 chromosome 11, rEreImb1.hap1, whole genome shotgun sequence:
tgcAATATACTATACacggaaatgtaagtacaatagttatattccaactgatttattttataattatatggtaaaaatgagaaagtaagcaatttttcagcaatagtgtgctgtgacagttttgtatttttatatctgattttgtaagcaagtagtttttaaaagagGTGAGACTTGGTacgcaagagaaatcagactcctgaaaggaatacagaagtctggaaaggttgagagccactgcactgACCTGAACAGTGCATCCAACAGCTGTTCACTCCAGTGTAATTACTATAGTGAATTTCCTTTAATGTGAACAGGTCTTTAGTCTCATCTTCTGGACAGGAGCATTGTCTTGGTGGATCCATTAATATTGTCTTTTTTATAGCAACTCTTTATAAAACCAAGTGGTTTGTTTTTCAAGTTTGACAAATGAATGGGGTAGAATGCAGTTACAGCCATGACTTAATATCTTTTGTTCTGTGGTTATAATTATGTGTTtagttgaaattttaaaaaaattggaatatatttgaaaatttcatCAATTCAAATTATGGGCAAGATCCTCAGAGGATGTAAATTGACATACCTCCCTTGAAGTCAGTGCTGATTGAGCCTAGCTGGAGTTCTGGTCCTTCATCTCTCAaaggaaatatataaataatgtTACACCTGATTCTGATCCCCCATCATTGTAAATCCATTGACTGGAGTTACacctgttttacaccagtgtaaataaggtCAGAATCAAGGCCAGTGTTtgagttttatatttttttgttttcctgctggGCAAATTCAAATATACATATTAGGGCTGTTTCTGATCTCACATGGTGTAAAAAAAGAAGTAACTCTGGAAGACAAAATCTGTGTGAGAACAGAACCAGGTGCCTAGAAGTTGTGGGGAATGAGAATAGTTAATGTAATAGCTCAACAGTTTCTAGTAGCTCTATTAAGTAGAAAATAATCAGTACCATTGTCTTTGATATTTTGTGAATGGAAATAGTGTTATATCTCCCATGAATGTCAACAGTTTTGAATCGGCATTCAGCAGGCAGTTTGAACACTTTGTCATACCAAACTTATCATATTTTATTAGCTGCTGAATATATTGAGTTCCAGATACTTAATTCTGGTAGTGAGGAGCATCTAGGGCTGTGATGTGGGGGAGAATGGCTAACAAAACATTAGAAAGATCTGGGGAAAACATTTATAGAAAACTCTAAAATCCTGGTGAATAGCCGCAAAGGAAAGAACCAAGGAAAGAGAGCACTGGGATGCATAAAGGTATTGAATATAAGATCGTAATTTAAGTTAATGACGGAAAAAGCCCTATTCAGTGATCCAGTTCATATCCAAGCAAACACAGGATTTAGTCTAAGGGGAGCCCGACTTCACCACTAGAGAGTATAATTGATTTCAGTCTTCATTCTGAACTCAGCAGCTCAACTCTGTCTCGGCGGGGAGAGAAATCACAGCGTAGCAAACACTGAGCGCAAGTCACCTTGGCCGGGACATTATGGGCTCAGCAAGCAGGTGTGAGCATCACCACGCAGCGGGCAGGCTTCTTGTGTAAGGTGGCTTCCCATCCCCGCTGTGGATCGTCGCCCGCTGCTCATTCTGCAGGGAGGATGGAGTCGCCGGCTTGAAAAGCCTCTCCCCGTCCCTTCCTGGGGACCGCGCCGGAGCGGATAAAACCTCCTGGTGCAGACCAGCGTGGGGTGGGCTCGTGGCGATGGTGGCTGCCCGCTGAGCGGGCCCGGGGGCCCTTGTTCCCGGCCGGGCTGAGCTGAGCACTTGGGGGAAAGTTACCCGACCTGTTCGCCTGTGCCCTGGGAGCTGCTCCGCCGCTCCGCTCGCTCGTGAGTTACAGCTGGCGCCTGGCACTGTCCGCTGGGAGGGGGGATCCCCGAGGGCGGAGGCTGCTGTCGGGGGCATAGGAGGGAGAGGGACGGGAGctagtgacccccccccccccgcgcctgcCCGGAGCAAGGCTGGGTGGCCCCGTCCAGCGGGAGAGCCCGGGGCGGGCTGGCAGGTGCCCCGCAGCAGGCTCCGGCCGGGCGATGCCAAGAGTCGCGGTGGCAGCCTGGGGAAGCGGAGCCCGAGTGAGGCTGAGTGGGGCCCCGCTAGAGGGGAGCCGGGGGCGGGCGGCGGGgtaggaggggggggggggccgcagcCGCTTTGCCCCAGGCCGGGGGCTGATCcgcttctctgccctccccgcAGGGAGGCTTCGCCACTGAGTCACCATTACCTCGCCCAGCAAGGAGGAGCTGGTCGCGCTCGCTGCCCGGCTCTGGCACCGGAGGAAGCGGCTGCTGGCCGCGGCCGGGCTGGCCCTCGCCATGGGACTCGCGCTGCTCATCGCCGtcccgctgctgctgcaggcGGCCCCCGAGAGCGCGGCGCACTACGAGATGATGGGCACCTGCCGCATGATCTGCGACCCCTATAGCAGCGCCAGCGCCCGGGCCGGCGGCCCCAGCAGCGCGGCCGCCGTGGAGGCGCTGCAGGACCTGAGCGCCAACCCCCCGCCGCCCTTCCTCCCGGGACCCAAGGGGGAGCCCGGCCGGCCGGGCAAGCCGGGGCCCCGGGGCCCGCCAGGGGAGCCGGGGCCCCCCGGTCCCAGAGGGCCGCCCGGGGAGCGGGGAGACTCGGGCAAGCCGGGGCTGCCGGGGCTGGCGGTGGCCGGGGCCGGcgcccccggggctgcagggggcggcgGCCCCGGGGCGGGCGCCGCCGGGGAGGTGAGCGGGGCGCTGAGCGCGGCCTTCAGCGGCCCCCGGATCGCCTTCTACGTGGGGCTGAAGAGCCCCCACGAGGGCTACGAGGTGCTCAAGTTCGACGACGTGGTGACCAACCTGGGCAACCACTACGAGCCGGCCACGGGCAAGTTCAGCTGCCAGGTGCGGGGCATCTACTTCTTCACCTACCACATCCTCATGCGCGGCGGGGACGGCACCAGCATGTGGGCGGATCTCTGCAAGAACGGCCAGGTGGGTCCTGGGGGCTGGCCCgcatcccccccagcccgggcCGGGACCCCCCCTTCCATCACCCGGGCCCCTGGGGACCCCCCTTCCACTGCCCCGGGGCCCTCGGGATCCCTCATTCCACCGCCCCGGGCCGGGACCCCCCCCTTCCATCGCCCGGGCCCCTGGGGatcccccttccagcaccccgaGCCGGGACCCCCTTCCACTGCCCGGGCCCCTGgggactccccttccactgccTCGGGCCCCTCGGGATCCCTCCTTCCAGTACCCAGAGCCGGGACCCCCCTTTCACCGCCCCGGGCCGGGACCCCCCCTTCCATCGCCCGGGCCCCTCGGGATCCCTCCTTCCAGCAACCAGAGCCGGGACCCCCCTTCCACCGCCCCGGGCCCCTGGGGACCCCCCTTCCACTGCTCCGGGCCCCTCGGGATCCCTCCTTCTACCTCCCCGGGCCGGGACCCCCCTTTCACCGCCCCGGGCCTCTCGGGATCCCCCCTTCCACCGCCCCGGGCCCCTAGATATCCCTCCTTCCACCGCCCCGGGCCGGGATCCCCCCTTCTACCGCTCCCCAACCGGGACCCCCCTTCCACTGCCCTGGGGCCCTCGGGACCCGGCGGGGCCCCCCTTGCACTGTCCCGGGCCAGGACGCCCCTTCCACGGCCTGGGACCCTCGGGATCCCTCCTTCCACTGTCCTGGATCGGGACCCCCCCTTCCATCACCCCGAGCTGGGACCTTcagccctgtcccctgcctggGACCTTCTGTCTTTACAGGGACCCTCCTGATTCAAACTGGAAAAACCCTGTATCTGAGGGAAACTGCGTAAAGCCAGGGAGTGCGGCAGCACCCTAGTGCCAGCACCTATGTCCTCACTCCAGTGCCCCTTGTCCTCTAGGCCCAGGACACCAGTACCCCATGTGCCTGTGACTCTTCCCCCCACGCCACTCTGGgaccctcatccctcccccctccgccTGGGGACAGCACCCTCAGCCTTTACTGGAACCACCTCCCCCCGCCACCGCCATGGGCTGGGACCCTCAGCATTTACCAGGACCCtcagccctgagctgggaccctTATTCCCCCCACCTCATGCTCTGGACCCTCACTCCCTTGTGCTCCTCACCCTCTGAGCCCAGGATACcgcaaccccatgctcctggTACCCTCACCTCTCCCCACGCCGTCCCCTACCCCTCCATACCCAGGACTCTCAGCCCTGTGCCTGGGATCCTCTGCCTTGGGTTGGGCTGGGACCCTCCCCGCATGCTCCTCACCTCCCCCATGCTCCCTGGGATACCAGCACCCTTGTATGCCCAggatcctccccttccccctgtgcTGGGACCCTCCTCCCCCGTGCCCAGGCCCTTCACTCCCTGTGCTGGGACTCTAACCTCACCCCTGTTCCCATGGCCCTCACCCCATGCCTGTGACAATGGCATCTTCACACCCCCTATTCCCAGGACTCTGACCCGGCTGTGCCTGCGACTCTCAGCAGCTGAGCCCTGGACTCTCACCTCATGCCTGGGACACTGGCCCAGTCATATGCTGTGTCTGGGAACCTCAGTCTGTGCCAGGGTCCCTCACCCTCCTGTGGCTGGAACACCAGCACCCTCATCCCCCCGTtcctgggaccctccccaccctgagccctgGACACCAGCACCCTGACCCACTGGGCCTGGGATCCTCACCCCCCACCTGGGTACCTATAGCACTTAGGAACATTCTTGTGCCCTGGCACCTTACTCCCGGGTTACTTGTCTCCCCATTGTGCCCGCGATGCCCTCCTGAGTGTGATCTTTATAAGTGCTGAGAGTTGGATACCCCTTTCCTGTGCCACTTTTTCAAGGGCAGCCAGCCTCCTTGTGCCCAGGACCCTACTCCCACCCTCCCAGTGCAGGACACCCTGCCCCGATCCTGTGCCCTGTGCTCATGACATCCTCCTAAGGGGATGGCATCACCAT
This window contains:
- the C1QL2 gene encoding complement C1q-like protein 2, whose product is MGLALLIAVPLLLQAAPESAAHYEMMGTCRMICDPYSSASARAGGPSSAAAVEALQDLSANPPPPFLPGPKGEPGRPGKPGPRGPPGEPGPPGPRGPPGERGDSGKPGLPGLAVAGAGAPGAAGGGGPGAGAAGEVSGALSAAFSGPRIAFYVGLKSPHEGYEVLKFDDVVTNLGNHYEPATGKFSCQVRGIYFFTYHILMRGGDGTSMWADLCKNGQVRASAIAQDADQNYDYASNSAVLHLESGDEVYVKLDGGKAHGGNNNKYSTFSGFLLYPD